A window of the Oryzias melastigma strain HK-1 linkage group LG11, ASM292280v2, whole genome shotgun sequence genome harbors these coding sequences:
- the tbxta gene encoding T-box transcription factor T-A encodes MSSSNPDQRLEHLLSAVESEFQKGSEKGDASERDIKLTLEDADLWNKFKELTNEMIVTKTGRRMFPVLRASVSGLDPNAMYSVLLDFVAADNNRWKYVNGEWVPGGKPEPQSPSCVYIHPDSPNFGAHWMKAPVSFSKVKLSNKLNGGGQIMLNSLHKYEPRIHIVKVGGIQKMISSQSFPETQFIAVTAYQNEEITALKIKHNPFAKAFLDAKERSDHKEVPDHSADTQQPGYSQLGGWFLPSQSPICPSSSPPQFGSSAGHSSGSYCERYSSLRSHRAAPYPSHYPHRSSGTNNYMENSSGSLPTHDSWSALQIPNSPGMGTLSHSSNSTSNSSQYPSLWSVAGTSLAPSGSTSGSISGGLTPQFLRGSSYTGLTSSLPVSSPSSMYEPNLSEVGDAQFESSIARLTATWAPVAQSY; translated from the exons ATGAGCTCGTCGAACCCGGACCAGCGCCTGGAGCATCTCCTGAGCGCCGTGGAGAGCGAGTTCCAGAAGGGCAGCGAGAAGGGAGACGCGTCGGAGCGGGACATCAAACTGACGCTGGAGGACGCGGACCTGTGGAACAAGTTTAAGGAGCTAACCAACGAGATGATCGTCACCAAGACGGGGAG GAGGATGTTTCCGGTTCTGAGAGCGAGCGTGTCCGGTCTGGACCCGAACGCCATGTACTCGGTCCTGCTGGATTTTGTGGCCGCGGACAACAACCGCTGGAAATACGTGAACGGGGAGTGGGTGCCCGGCGGCAAGCCGGAGCCGCAGAGCCCCAGCTGCGTCTACATCCACCCGGACTCCCCCAACTTTGGCGCGCACTGGATGAAAGCGCCCGTCTCCTTCAGCAAAGTCAAGCTCTCCAACAAGCTGAACGGGGGCGGACAG ATCATGCTGAACTCACTGCACAAATACGAGCCGAGGATCCACATCGTGAAGGTTGGAGGCATTCAGAAGATGATCAGCAGCCAGTCCTTCCCTGAGACGCAGTTCATCGCTGTCACTGCCTACCAGAACGAGGAG ATCACTGCTCTGAAGATCAAGCACAACCCTTTCGCCAAAGCCTTCCTGGACGCCAAAGAAAG GAGCGACCACAAGGAGGTCCCGGACCACAGCGCCGACACCCAGCAGCCGGGATACTCCCAAC TTGGAGGCTGGTTTCTTCCCAGCCAGAGTCCGATCTGCCCCAGCAGCAGCCCCCCCCAGTTCGGCAGTTCAGCGGGTCACTCATCGGGTTCCTATTGTGAGCGTTACTCCAGCCTGAGGAGCCACAGGGCGGCGCCGTACCCCAGCCACTACCCCCACCGCAGCTCCGGCACAA ACAACTACATGGAGAACAGCTCAGGGAGTCTGCCCACGCATGACAGCTGGTCAGCGCTCCAGATCCCCAACTCCCCAGGCATGGGGACTCTGTCCCACAGCTCCAACTCCACCTCCAACTCCAG TCAGTACCCCAGCCTCTGGTCGGTGGCCGGCACCTCGCTCGCCCCCTCAGGCTCCACCTCTGGTTCCATATCCGGAGGCCTGACCCCCCAGTTCCTGCGAGGTTCTTCCTACACGGGCCTGACCTCCTCCCTGCCCGTCTCCTCACCCTCCTCCATGTATGAGCCCAATCTGAGCGAGGTGGGGGACGCTCAGTTCGAGAGCTCCATCGCTCGGCTCACAGCAACCTGGGCGCCTGTGGCTCAAAGCTACTGA